The Deltaproteobacteria bacterium genomic interval CGCCGCGGAGCTCGGAATGTCGCGGCTCGTCATCACTACGGGAGTGGACGCGGTCTATCGCGACTTCCGCGGCCCTGGGCGCGCGCCGATGCGCGAGACCACCGCTTCCGAGCTGAAGGAGCTCCTCGACCGCGGCGAATTCCCCGCCGGGAGCATGGCCCCGAAGGTCGAGGCGGCCATCGACTTCCTGCGCCTCGGCGGCGACGAGGCGCTTATCTGCCACACCGATGCCCTGCGGGAGGCCTGCGAAGGGCAGGCCGGCACCCGCGTACGGAAAGGATGAGGACCATGACGATGAGCTCCGTGCCCCCGCTCAAGCCCGAGGTGCTGCGCAAGCTGAGCGGTCGCAGCCTGCTGACGACCGAGGATTTCGACCAGGACGAGCTCGAGGCGCTCGTCGGCGTGGCCGCGCGCTTCGCGGCGCTCGACCGCGCGGGGAAGCGCACGCCGCTGCTGCCGCACGAGCTGGCCTACGCCCTCTTCTTCGACAACTCGACGCGCACCAAGTCGGCCTGGGCCGGGGCGGCGGCGCGTCTCGGCATGCAGCCCGTGATCGTGGACGGCTCCTCGACGCAGGTCGAGCACGGCGAGACCGCGGCGGAGACCGGGGCGATGCTCGGCATGAACGCCCACGCGCTCGGCGTGCGTCACGACCTGATCCTCGGCGAGGGCAATCGCTTCATGCAGCAGGTGAAGAAGGGGATCGACGACTACCTCGCCGCGACGACGAATTCGCGCTCTGTCCCGATCGTGAACCTGCAATGCGACGTGGATCACCCGACGCAGACGCTCGCGGACCTCTGCTGGCTGAAGGAGTTCTTCCCGGAGGGGATCGCGGGCAAGCGCATCGCCGTCTCGTGGGCCTACTCGCCGAGCTACGCGAAGCCGCTCTCGGTGCCGCAGGGGTTGATCATGCTCCTCCCGCGCTTCGGGGCGCACGTGACCCTGGCGCACCCCGAGGGCTACCGCTTGCTCGAGAACACGCTCGACGCGGCCAAGCGCGGCGCGGACAGGGGGGGCGGCACCTTCCGCGTGACCCATTCGATGGACGAGGCCTTCTCCGGCGCCCACGTGGTCTACCCCAAGAGCTGGGGCCCGCACGAGCTGATGCTCGAGCGCGTGGCCGCGAATCGTCGCGGCGACAAGCCGGCGATGGGGGAGATCGAGAAGCGCTGCCTCGCGCAGAACGCGCAGCACCGCGACTGGATCTGCGACGAGCGGCGCATGGAGCGGACCGAGGGGGGCAAGGCGCTCTACATGCACTGCCTGCCGGCGGACATCGGCGCGGAGGTCTCGCCCGGGATCATGGCGCGGCACAGCGTGCACGTGGCG includes:
- a CDS encoding knotted carbamoyltransferase YgeW, whose translation is MTMSSVPPLKPEVLRKLSGRSLLTTEDFDQDELEALVGVAARFAALDRAGKRTPLLPHELAYALFFDNSTRTKSAWAGAAARLGMQPVIVDGSSTQVEHGETAAETGAMLGMNAHALGVRHDLILGEGNRFMQQVKKGIDDYLAATTNSRSVPIVNLQCDVDHPTQTLADLCWLKEFFPEGIAGKRIAVSWAYSPSYAKPLSVPQGLIMLLPRFGAHVTLAHPEGYRLLENTLDAAKRGADRGGGTFRVTHSMDEAFSGAHVVYPKSWGPHELMLERVAANRRGDKPAMGEIEKRCLAQNAQHRDWICDERRMERTEGGKALYMHCLPADIGAEVSPGIMARHSVHVAREANWKVYVIMALLSVAKVPELAARLESL